The following DNA comes from Musa acuminata AAA Group cultivar baxijiao chromosome BXJ1-4, Cavendish_Baxijiao_AAA, whole genome shotgun sequence.
CAAAATTGATTGATGGCCATGTGTGCGCGTAATTTATGTTATTTCATCGCTGTACTTTTTATTGTCGATTGGATCAACTTCAACGCGATTGACCGGAGGCCTTCATGGGGCCCACACAGTGGGGCAGACCGCCGCCTTCCATGGGCTTTCCTTGTTCGAATAATTAGGTCCGATTTAAAATTCCTCTGATAATAGAAATTTTATTGGGAAAAGCTGTCTTTGTTGACCCATTATTCGTTTTTACTTCGGGTAGGattttttacaaataataaaaaaaacttatgaaTCAAATCCAATTGAATCATGGCTTATGAACCATTGAAAATTGAATTGATGTTGAATTAGTTCTATCAAATCTCCTTTGCTTCCTCTTATTATTCGTCTTTTCATTTTTTCTCTTCGTTCATTGTGTTTGTATTATTTTCCTCAGTTTTCCTTTTCATCTATTTTTATTTCTCCTTATATCTATGTTATTTAAGTTTAATTGATATGATATTAATTCTTgaagaattatttttaattatatgattttattataattatatcgATGCCGAAGACTCGGGTTGTGGGCATCTAAGTGCATTTTTCTTCGTGAAAGATCATATAAACGATTAGGCTGATTCAAATGAGTACTCTTTATCGGACCTAATCCTTTGTGTATTATCATCGTCTTTATGTACTCGTGTAATATCTACAGTTGGCTACTACTATTATggatctcttttttatttttttggtcatccactttcgttttttttttttttttttttgggtcttatctctttttttttcgaAAGCAAAAAAGCAAAAAACTTTACTTCAAATCTACGCCGTTTGGGAACCAAAAATGAAGACCAAATAGAATTGATATATTTAGcaattatcaaaaaaatatgttCCGTTATCTAAAAGACACAAAGTTGGGCGTCCTTATTCTTTTCCTCCTTTATTTAAAGTCATTCCAACTCGTACTGCACACTCCGAGGGTCAAAATTACTGATATGCCAATTAAGAATCCATTTACGTTGACTTGTAGCAACAGTCTTCGAGTGTAAGAATCCATTTACATGAACAGTATTCGAACACAAGGAAACACGCATATCAGATGAGAGACTTTTGAATCAGTGCCACACGGTGAAGAAGAAGGTAGGAAATGGAAGCCCAACCGCAATGGCTAgctagagggagagggagagggagagatccAAACtgctcttctcctctctctcctcttcctccttcccatGCCTTCTCTCCCCATCCTTGGGTGGTGGATTCGACGTCACGCTGATCGCCGAGCTGCAGACTCCAGCCTCCTCCTTGAAGTCCTCCATCTCAAACCTCGGCTTCCAAACAGGCTTTGCTGcttccttcttcatcctcttatGCCTGCTCCTCCTCAGGGAGTCTCTCATCGCTCTAATGTTCTCCAGCAAAGCGTAGAATctctccatctcttcctctccttgctTATCTTCTTCCCTATCTGCACTCGCTGGTCTCTTCGACTCCCTCCTCTCTTCCTCCATCGTCCTACAGATGAGAGACGAGAGAGGAAATGACTCGAATTTATAGCTCTCTCTGTCTCTAGGAGTCAATCTCCACCTCATATGTGTCGTCAGCGTACTGACGTATTGACGCTGCCATACACGACGGGAACGTGCGTCGTCGCATCCAAGGATCCACGTTCATCACGCCCCACTGATAGAAACTGGATTACCTCACAGAAAGCTTGTTTGCGAAGGAAGAAGAAAACACGAGGAGACAACATGGAGCTGATGCGAGACCAAAGAAGCAGATCGCCACCtgattcttcttctgctcttgcaAGTGCCTCTCTGATGAGTAATGCGGCAGAAAAGAATTCAAAGAGGTGACAAGGAAAAGTGCTGTGATGATCCAAATTAATCCTACATGTGTCCTCGTGATTATGATGTGTACGAGTCAATATTTTACCTACTTCTTTTGTGATTGGTGGAAGACCATCCCTTCCCTCTACCTACATTTACCATGATCCATAGGCATTCCAAATAAAATTGTGGTGCATGATTACTCTATTATGCCATGATTTGCACGCATTCCAAGTAAAATCTTCTATGCATCTTTTAATATCACAgatgtatattaatattattggtCAGATACATTAACCTTATTGTTTGACAAACATGTGTTTAGGGCAAGGCATTAGTCATATTAAAATAATCTACTTGTGTTGCTTTATTTCTTTTCATCCTGTCAATCTCAACTGGTCTTATATCACTTTGACCTGCCATAACATTTTTAACAGTAt
Coding sequences within:
- the LOC135671970 gene encoding NRR repressor homolog 1-like, coding for MEEERRESKRPASADREEDKQGEEEMERFYALLENIRAMRDSLRRSRHKRMKKEAAKPVWKPRFEMEDFKEEAGVCSSAISVTSNPPPKDGERRHGKEEEEREEKSSLDLSLSLSL